A window from Trichomycterus rosablanca isolate fTriRos1 chromosome 21, fTriRos1.hap1, whole genome shotgun sequence encodes these proteins:
- the snx18a gene encoding sorting nexin-18a encodes MALRARVLYDFNSENPGEISVKENEIVNLYSEQDIEGWLEGTNQHGERGLFPASYVEILKNDISPSYNNNSTSHGDDGSRYSNIPPGGFDNSNKTQNQTFPAPPAVQHYQQSYSASQGSDEDWDDDWDDSSTVADEPGVISAGPHDYQGNGPNTYRISMSRAGNPQQAKSSATMGKNLNRFSTFVKSGGEAFVLGEAAGFVKDGDKICVVMGHHGPEWQENPYPFACTIDDPTKQTKFKGMKSYISYKLTPSNTQTPVSRRYKHFDWLYARLVEKFPVISVPHIPEKQATGRFEDDFISKRRKGLIWWMNHMTSHPVLSKCDVFQHFLTCSSTDEKSWKLGKRKAEKDEMVGANFFLAISTPATSLDLQEVESKTDGFKAFTKKMDDSVIQVNATLNEFARKQIAGFRKEYQKVGLAFKFLSQAFELDQQTYSAGLNQAIAYTGEAYEAIGDYFAEQPKQDVDPVLDLLALYQGHLANYPDIIHVQKGALTKVKESQRHVEEGKMERQQADGIEERCNIISFATLAEIQHFHNIRVRDFKAQMQHYLREQIGFFQKVTGKLEEALRKYDDA; translated from the exons ATGGCGCTCCGAGCGAGAGTTTTATACGACTTTAATTCCGAAAATCCGGGAGAGATATCGGTCAAAGAGAACGAAATAGTGAATCTGTACAGCGAACAGGATATAGAGGGTTGGTTGGAGGGAACGAACCAGCACGGTGAGCGAGGACTCTTCCCTGCTTCTTATGTAGAAATCCTGAAGAACGACATATCACCTTCGTACAACAACAACAGCACAAGTCATGGTGATGATGGCTCTAGATATTCAAACATTCCCCCAGGAGGCTTTGATAACTCCAACAAGACTCAGAATCAGACTTTCCCAGCACCTCCTGCAGTGCAGCACTATCAGCAAAGTTATTCAGCCAGTCAGGGTAGTGATGAGGACTGGGACGACGACTGGGATGACAGTTCAACAGTAGCCGATGAACCCGGGGTCATCAGCGCCGGTCCCCATGATTATCAAGGTAACGGTCCTAATACTTACAGAATTTCTATGTCTAGAGCCGGAAATCCACAGCAAGCCAAGAGTTCGGCCACTATGGGCAAGAATCTGAACCGGTTCTCGACCTTCGTGAAGTCCGGGGGCGAGGCGTTCGTGCTGGGCGAGGCGGCCGGGTTCGTCAAGGACGGCGACAAGATCTGCGTGGTGATGGGTCACCATGGGCCCGAGTGGCAGGAAAATCCGTACCCGTTCGCCTGCACCATCGACGACCCCACCAAGCAAACGAAATTCAAAGGGATGAAAAGCTACATCTCGTACAAGCTGACCCCGAGTAACACTCAAACCCCGGTGAGCCGCAGATACAAGCATTTCGACTGGCTGTACGCCAGGTTGGTGGAGAAGTTTCCGGTCATTTCGGTCCCCCACATCCCGGAGAAGCAGGCCACCGGGCGCTTCGAGGACGACTTCATTTCCAAGAGGCGGAAAGGTCTGATCTGGTGGATGAACCACATGACCAGCCACCCGGTCCTCTCCAAGTGCGACGTGTTCCAGCACTTCCTCACCTGCTCCAGCACCGACGAGAAGTCCTGGAAGCTAGGTAAGAGGAAGGCGGAGAAGGACGAGATGGTCGGGGCCAATTTCTTCCTCGCCATCAGCACCCCGGCGACCTCGCTCGACCTCCAAGAGGTCGAGAGCAAGACGGACGGATTCAAAGCCTTCACCAAGAAGATGGACGACAGCGTGATACAGGTCAACGCCACTCTGAACGAGTTCGCGAGGAAGCAGATCGCCGGGTTTAGGAAGGAATATCAGAAGGTCGGCTTGGCGTTTAAGTTTCTCAGCCAGGCTTTTGAGCTTGACCAACAGACGTACTCGGCCGGTCTGAACCAGGCTATCGCGTATACCGGTGAGGCCTACGAAGCCATTGGGGACTACTTTGCAGAGCAGCCGAAACAAGATGTGGACCCAGTGCTGGACCTCTTGGCTCTATACCAAGGGCATCTCGCTAACTATCCAGACATCATCCACGTCCAGAAAG GTGCCCTGACCAAGGTGAAGGAGAGCCAGAGACATGTGGAGGAGGGCAAGATGGAGCGGCAGCAGGCGGACGGAATCGAGGAGCGCTGCAACATCATCTCCTTCGCCACGCTGGCCGAGATCCAGCACTTCCACAACATCCGTGTGCGCGACTTCAAAGCCCAGATGCAGCACTACCTGCGGGAGCAGATCGGCTTCTTCCAGAAGGTCACGGGCAAGCTGGAGGAGGCGCTCAGAAAGTACGACGACGCCTAG